The genomic DNA CCAGAGCCACACCCAGTGAAGCCGACTCGACAACCCTTTTGATTACAGTACTGACAAGCTCCCATCGTTCATAATATGGTACAACCTGGATGCCTTTCGGGAGTATTTTTGTATTAAGCTCTTTTACTTTTTCGTTGACCGCTTTTATGGATGGTATACTCTTTTCACCTCTCCTGAGGATTACATTTCCCATTACCACATCGTCATTACCATTCAGTATAACAATACCCGTCCTCGGGATATTTCCAAGGCTTACCTGGGCAATGTTCTTTATGAGGATAGGCTTCCCGCTCTTATATGCCACCACGTTGTTTTCAATATCCTCGATGCTCTTTATGAGTCCAAGACCCCGTACCATATAGTACTGATCGCCCAATTCAATAGTCCTTCCACCCACATTGATGTTTGACTTCGAGAGGGAATCGATTATCTGGGACAGGGTAATTCCATATTTTATTAGGTCTTCGGGGACAACCCTCACCACATAAGCCTTAATGTAACCCCCGTAACTTGCGACATCTTCAACGCCTTGTGCCGTTTTGATGGAGCGCCCTACAGTCCAGTCCTGTAACGTCCTTAATTCCATGAGATTATTGGAACCCTGGATTGTATACTGCATTACTTCACCCATAGGGCTGGCAATAAGGTTTGGTTTTACATCGTCGGGCAAGGACATATCGGCAAGCCTGTTTAGAACCTCCTGCCTCGCCTCCCTGTAGGGTATATCGTAGGAAAATTTACATTTAATGTCAGAAAGGCCGTAAAGTGATACCGAGTTGACCCTTTCCAGCCCTCTCATGCCGGCAAGGGCTATCTCAATAGGTATGGTAACCCTTCTTTCCACCTCTTCGGTGGATTTACCTTCATAAATGCTGACTATTTCCACCATCGGAGGCGATGGGTCCGGAAAGGCCTCGATATTCAAGCCTTTTACAACAAAAAGAGAGATGATGAAGACGGTAGCTGCAAGTACAAGAAATAACCCACCGTGGGTTGTTATGAATATTGTTAATCGTCTCATGGTTTTTCAAGCTCTATTGCAGAAATAACGATAGTGTCCCCTTCATTGAGGCCTTCAATGGCCACGGTCTTATCAGGCATTTCCCTGACGGGACGGATATCTTTCAGATCATAGGAATTGTTTTTATTCGGGATATAAACGTAAAACTTACCTTCCTTGTATATCATCGCAGACTGAGAAATAACAGGCAGCGATATCTTCTTCTGCTGAATCTTAATTTTTAAAAACATGTTCTGTTTAAAGATGTCTTTCCTGTCATTAATCTTGATAAAGGTTTTGACAGTTTTTGATTCGGTATCAGAGATGTCGCTTATGTAGGTTACAACTCCGGAGAAAGACAGATCATGGAACGTATCCGTAGAGAATTGAACAGTATTTCCCTTTTTGATCTTCGGGATGTCGGTATCATAAATATTGGCCACAATAACAATGTTCTGCGGGTCTGCAATGGTCATTAATGGCGTTGATGTGTCAACCCTATCACCCACATGAATAGGGATGTCGGCTACATACCCATCTATTGGCGCCCTTACAGTCACTGCGTCAGAACAGGTTTGTTTTACTTCAGCAATATTGTCTTCAATATGGCACCCAAAAAGCTGAAGCTTTCTTTTTATACCATCTGAAACAGCCTTGATCTGTTTGAAGGATGATTCGCTGTTCAAAAGGTCATTTTTTGTAATAGCCCCAATTTCAAAAAGTTGTTTATTCAGGCTGTATATCCGCTCTGCCTGATTTAATTGTATTACCGTTGAGAGGTAGCTTGAATATGTATCCGTAGCTTCCGGGCTTTTTATAAGGAGCAAGGGATCACCCTTTTTCACCCTGTCGCCTACCTTAATGAAGATTTGCCCTACCGTTCCTGTAAGGGGGGAAGCTAACCGTGAACTGCCGGTGAGATCGGGCTGTACACTTCCCGTTGCTTCAATGAAGGTCTGAACTTCCATACATGCGACTTTGAGCGTTTTAACATCCTGTCTCTTTTCTTTTGTGTTAGCCTGGGGAGACTTGTTGCAGCTTAACCCCATGAAGATGAGCATGAGTACAATGAATGATGGAATAATCCGCCTCATCATTTTATTTCTCCTGTATATACTTTTATGAGATCCCTGTTGAGCACTGACTGGATAAGAGCCTGGTGATATTTTGTGATGAAGTCTCTGTATGTTTTATGAGTGTCAAGTAGTTCCAGCACAGTTATTCCGCCTAAAGAAAAGGCCTTTTCGCTGTTCTGCATGAGGGTATCCATTTGTTCTTTATTGTCTCTGTAGGATTCGAAGACTTTCATTGCCGCAGCATAATTGTTAAGTGCCAGGTGTATATCCGATGCGACTCTTCTTTTTGTCTTTGCAAGCTGCACATCGATCTGTTTGAGTTCGGCAGTACGTTTTGCAATCTCCCCCTGATATCTGTTAAAGAAAGGAATAGGGATGCTGATGCCCATCCCCACGCCTGATGTAGCAGGATTGCCTGTGGAATCATACTCGCCGCCTATGGAAAAATCTGGAATCCTGTATGCCTTCCCAAGTGCAAGATTGTGTTCTGCCGACTTTCGCTGCCGCTGAAGCGACAGCAAGTCATGCCTGTTCTCATTTGCAACGGAAACAAGGTCTGCTTCCGTTAAAACAGGGTAACGGTCCTGGGCATAAACTTTTGCGGGTTTATGTCGTATGTCGCTGCCGAGAAGGAGACTGAATGAGTCGATATCATTGGCCCATTGCGTGGACAGGTTGGTCACATTATTTTCGAGGTCGATTCTTGCAACTTTAAGTTTTGTATAATCGATGGGGGAGAGAAACCCTGTGTTGAATCGTTTCTCTGCAACCTGTAGCAACCTGTCATACCGGACAAGTTCGCTGCGGGCAAATTCAATACTTAAATCGTCGAGGTTGAGGTTATAAAAGAGATTATAAAAACCTATGAGGAGGTTTCTTATCACATCTTTATGGGATATTCGTGTTGCTTCAAGGGTTTCTGCGGCAACACCGGTCCTTAAAGTTCTTTTCCCACCTGTCTCTATGAGTTGATCCACCCGTACGGTTAATTGTGTATTGTCCCACCTGTTGGTTTTCCCTCGGGACATGGCAAGATTGTTGTAGTTAACAGAGAGGTTCGGGTTCGGCAATAGTTTGGCTGTTATATAATCGGCATAAGCCTTGTCAATATCGTATTTACTCGCAATAATGTCAAAATTATTTTGATAAAATTGTGTGAGAGCTTCATCGAGCTTGATTTCTTCATAACACCATGCCGCAGACGTTACAGCCGATGCGATAAAAAACAACATTATGTATATATGCAGTATCGGTTTTTTTATCAATATCATTAACTACCTCAAATAAAGTTTTCCCTTCAATTCCTGCTTAAACCTGAAACAACCGTATATGATTATATTTTGCTAATGTGCTGTCAGATTTTAGAGGGATACAGGTTTGTTACACAATATGTGCTGCCGGCGGCCCCCTATAGAGGTGAGATGATAAGTGGAGCTGGCTTATGATGCGTTCCATGCTGGTAGACAGCAAGAACCCTGGAGAAGTATCGAGAAGATATGGCATCGGATCGTAGTAAGCCGTTGGGGCCAACTCAACCCCGGAATCTACACAGACAGGAAATTTTATTTTTGAATTCCTGTTTATCTGCTCAGACTCGATAGTTAAAATAGAGGTCAAAAAAAGGATAATAAAAACAACGCTGATGGCCTTAAAAAAGGTTTTTGTATATATCATATAAAATCCTGTTTACCGAATATATTTGTGAAATATAGCACAGAAGAGGGGGGATGTAAATTGAAATGTTAAAACACACACATCCATGTTTACCACAGCTTATCGCTTACAAACCTAATACCCATTCCCACAAAGGAGTTAATCTGTTCTCTCCCGAAGAGTCCTGACCCGCCAGTAAGATCGATTTGGATGCTGTCGCTTACTATATGCCTAAAACCGACTTGGTACGCACCCCCACTCTTCCCTGCGTAGGGATCGTTGCAGAAGATTTCCATGACGGCATGTAAGCCGCCGATCATGCGGATTTGCGTGCCCAATCCCCATGTTCCAACGGTAACCTCACTGCTGGTGGATATGCCAAGGTTGGCATGGATAAGCACCCGTTCCCGGTCAAACAAGGATTCTGTCATAGCAGCATAGACAAATCCATTCCATTGTTCCGGCCTGAAATCGCCCCTACCCCATGGCGGAGAAGCGCCGACGGCCATTGCCATGCCGGGATAGCTGTTGGGCTTAGCCTCCCATAA from Pseudomonadota bacterium includes the following:
- a CDS encoding TolC family protein, with product MILIKKPILHIYIMLFFIASAVTSAAWCYEEIKLDEALTQFYQNNFDIIASKYDIDKAYADYITAKLLPNPNLSVNYNNLAMSRGKTNRWDNTQLTVRVDQLIETGGKRTLRTGVAAETLEATRISHKDVIRNLLIGFYNLFYNLNLDDLSIEFARSELVRYDRLLQVAEKRFNTGFLSPIDYTKLKVARIDLENNVTNLSTQWANDIDSFSLLLGSDIRHKPAKVYAQDRYPVLTEADLVSVANENRHDLLSLQRQRKSAEHNLALGKAYRIPDFSIGGEYDSTGNPATSGVGMGISIPIPFFNRYQGEIAKRTAELKQIDVQLAKTKRRVASDIHLALNNYAAAMKVFESYRDNKEQMDTLMQNSEKAFSLGGITVLELLDTHKTYRDFITKYHQALIQSVLNRDLIKVYTGEIK
- a CDS encoding efflux RND transporter permease subunit, producing MRRLTIFITTHGGLFLVLAATVFIISLFVVKGLNIEAFPDPSPPMVEIVSIYEGKSTEEVERRVTIPIEIALAGMRGLERVNSVSLYGLSDIKCKFSYDIPYREARQEVLNRLADMSLPDDVKPNLIASPMGEVMQYTIQGSNNLMELRTLQDWTVGRSIKTAQGVEDVASYGGYIKAYVVRVVPEDLIKYGITLSQIIDSLSKSNINVGGRTIELGDQYYMVRGLGLIKSIEDIENNVVAYKSGKPILIKNIAQVSLGNIPRTGIVILNGNDDVVMGNVILRRGEKSIPSIKAVNEKVKELNTKILPKGIQVVPYYERWELVSTVIKRVVESASLGVALVAITIFVFLGNVRAAIMTSLIIPISLAITLAVMAITGDSANLLSIGAIDFGIIADIALVLTENYIRVSRKYGSLKGSQAKAMQERSLVKAAKEVGGPI
- a CDS encoding efflux RND transporter periplasmic adaptor subunit yields the protein MMRRIIPSFIVLMLIFMGLSCNKSPQANTKEKRQDVKTLKVACMEVQTFIEATGSVQPDLTGSSRLASPLTGTVGQIFIKVGDRVKKGDPLLLIKSPEATDTYSSYLSTVIQLNQAERIYSLNKQLFEIGAITKNDLLNSESSFKQIKAVSDGIKRKLQLFGCHIEDNIAEVKQTCSDAVTVRAPIDGYVADIPIHVGDRVDTSTPLMTIADPQNIVIVANIYDTDIPKIKKGNTVQFSTDTFHDLSFSGVVTYISDISDTESKTVKTFIKINDRKDIFKQNMFLKIKIQQKKISLPVISQSAMIYKEGKFYVYIPNKNNSYDLKDIRPVREMPDKTVAIEGLNEGDTIVISAIELEKP